The Anas acuta chromosome Z, bAnaAcu1.1, whole genome shotgun sequence DNA window TCAGGCACCTGGGAGATAGCAGTGAGGGCCGTGGGTCAGCACCTTCCCTACCTTTGCCCCACAGCCAGTAAGGCCACTCTGCAGCAGGTTCAGGAAGAGTGGGAAGATAGATAGCCCCAGGAAAGAGACCGTGGCAGAAGCAGAAGACATCCCACCCAGGATGTCTCCTGCCACATCTAGTGAGGCAGATCCCTGTCAACAGGGAGGCCAcagggtggcctctgtgagggGAGATGAagggctgccccgtgccaggCACAGTGTAGTTCCAGGCACTTCCAACAGCCCCAGTGCAGGCAAGAGTGAGCCTGTGCGGGATGATGACAGCGCCTCTGGAGAAATGTCCGGCAGAGGGCTGCCACGATGACAGAGCGGGCCTGGACTAGAGCAGCCCAGAGGTGTCTCCTGACCCCCACCTTGCTGTGAGCTGGTGTCTTGACGGGAGGCTGCCGGGAACAAGGAGGCTCCACAGCAAGCACTCAGGCTTTGTGACGTGGGGCGGCGTCAGGCCACAAGACCATTGTGACACGGCAAGCGTCCCCATGGTGACGGTGTGACTTATATGGCCCGAGCCCCCGTGGTGCTCACTCCCAGGAGTGCAGCGCcgtcaggaggcagcagctgccctgggtgcctgtttctttgtctctgtgAGAGGACAAAGGGATGCCGAAGGAGCAAGAGGCGAAggcctgctcccagcccaacAAAGGGCTGCCGAGCGTGAAGCACCACCACCAGGTGCgggacagggagggagggagagggcagACACAGGAGAGAGAGTGCCAGGTGGCGGAGCATGGTACCGGGGCGCGAGGCCTGGCCCTGAGTGTCTGCGGTCCAGGCCCAGGTTCTCGTGCCCCAGGGGTTTCTctggggcagagctgaggcCCGGGATGGCTGCGACTCGCGTGGGTCGGGCAGCACTCTGTCCGAAGGATGTGGCACTGAGGTGGGGCTGGGTGTCCAGGCACCACAAGGGATGCTGGTGGCAGCGCAGCCACCACCATCCCACACCTCCTTCTCCCCACAGGTGCAACCCAAACCGCCACAGGCAGGACCGCTGTGCAGCCAGACCCCATCCTCGTCCATCCACGGGGTGAGGCTGCCACAGCTCCACTGCCCACAGAAGTCACAGGCCTCTAGGAAGAAGAGCACACAGGTAGGGAGCCCAAGTGAGATGGGGCCAGATGCCTTCCCaagccctgggagctgctgacaAGGAGGCGGCACGTGCTGGAGGGGGCAGGTGGGCaggtgctggaggtgggcaGGTGGGAAAGGACTACAGTAACATCACCTTTCTCCTTGGCTTCCCTTGCAGACAGACAGCCTGAAGCTGAGGCAGGCACTGCCCGGCAGCAGTGCCACCGGTGAACGGAGAGATCCTCTACCAGCCTTGCCGCCTCTGCCAAGGCAGGCAGCGACAGTGAGAGCTACACATCAGCATTCAGTGGGAGCTTCAACTATCCCCCGGCTGCCCAGTCTGTCAGTAGCAGGCTCCACCTCTTCTGTGCCATGCAGAGACTGCATCACGAGCACCAAGGCTGTCAGACTCCCCGAGGTCGTCCCACGTCCTCAAGGACACGTGAGAAACCAGCAAATGGCAGCAACTGCCGAGAGCCGGGGGACAGCCCTGCAAGCCCCCGCATCCATTCTGGCGCCTCTGCAGGCCAGACCCCAGCAAGACAACAGGCCAACCCCAAGCcatgctgcagccaggagccaAAGACCCAGGGGGCAGCTGAGGGTACAAAGGCACTACGCCCCTCCCAGCAGTGTGGCAACACCTGCAAGGACAGCCCAGGTGCCGGCCACCAAGACTGAAAAGATGCCAGCAACACGGAGACGAAAAGATGGCCATGCTCGAGAGGAcacaagagctgctgctgggacctccaagccaggagggaggcagcagaaggaagccACCTCGAACCTTCACTGGGACCCAGACGCAGCCCACCAGCAGGGGCCTGACTACACTGTATTACCTTAGGTAACTAAAGAagaatacataaaaacaaacaaacaaacaaaaaaaatctaccaaaCACATTTTAGGCTTATACATTCGCTCTTGAGAGATTTAGTGGAAAAAAGGTGGCTCTAAAAGAAGCTGGTCTTCATGTTCTGGGCGGAAAAAGACacaatagaatagaatagaatgaTTTAGTGCTTAAAAACTCTTTCAGATGCCATCCCCGGAGCCTgacaaacacaatttaaaaatgaagtagataatcatagaatcatagaatcatagaatatcctgagttggaagggacccttaaggatcatcaagtccaactcttgacaccgcacaggtctacccaaaagttcagaccatgtgactaagtgcacagtccaatctcttcttaaattcagtcaggctcggtgcagtgaccacttccctggggagcctgttccagtgtgcaaccactctctctgtgaagaaccccctcctgatgtcaagcctaaacttcccctgcctcagcttaaccccgttcccgcgggtcctgtcactggtgttaatggagaaaaggtctcctgcctctcgacacccccttacgaggaagttgtagactgcgatgaggtctcccctcagcctcttcttctccaggctgaacaggcccagtgccctcagccgtgcctcgtacgtcttcccctccaggcctttcaccatcttcgtggccctcctctggacactctccaacagtttcaagtcctttttatactgtggtgcccagaactgcacacagtactcgaggtgaggccgcaccagcgcagagtagagcgggacaatcacctccctcgacctactagcgatgccgtgcttgatgcaccccaggacacggttggccctcctggctgccagggcacactgctggctcatattcaacttgttgtctaccacgacccccagatccctctcttctaggctgctctccagcgtctcatcgcccagtctgtacgtgcagccagggtttccccatcccaggtgcaggacccggcacttgctcttattgaacttcatgcggttggcgatcgcccagctctccaacctatccagatccctctgcaaggcctttccaccctcattcgagtccacaactcctccaagtttggtgtcatcagcaaacttgctcaaaataccttctattcctacatccagatcgtttaaaaaatactgaaaagtaccggccctaaaatggagccttgagggaccccactggtgaccgcccgccagcctgacgcagccccattcaccataaccctttgggccctgcccgttagccaattgctcacccatcgtatgatgtttttatttagctgtatggtggacattttgtccagtaggatcctatgggaaaccgtgtcaaaagccttgctgaagtccaaaaaaatcacatcagctggtttcccttggtccaccatacgggtgatcttatcataaaaggaaatcaggttagttaggcaggacctacccttcacaaacccatgctggctgggaccaatgacagctttgtcccccaggtgcgcctcaataagttcgagaaccatcttctccatgattttaccaggcactgacgtgagactgacaggcctgtaattgctagggtcttctttctgacctttcttgaaaattggcacaacatttgccagcttccagtctaccgggacctctccagactcccaggatcgttgaaaaataattgagagaggttccgcgatgacgtccgccagctccttcagcacccggggatgaatcccatccggacccatggacttgtagggatccaggtggagtagcaaatcccgcacacgttcagggtcggttgggagtttgtcatccccaccgtcccggtcctccagctcagggcaccctgggtcccgaagcccatcatcagcattgaagacagaggcaaagaaggcgttaagcgtctctgctttgcctatgtcattgtctgtgaggagaccttccctatcaaggagcggccctatgcATTCTTTggttcttctttttccattcacatatctaaaaaaaccctttttattttctctcacagacacagccagcttcaactctaggtgtgctttagccacacaaattttcttcctacaaacacgaacagcatccctgtattctttccatgtcacctggccctccttccagtagcgaaacactctctgtttcctcctaatctccataagaatgttcctggtcagccacgccggcctcctgccgcgcctgcctgacttgcgatatttaggaattgcctgatcttgtgcttctaggaggcatcgcttaaagaatgaccagcactggtggacatcaaggccttcaagagcagcttcccaggggaccttgctgactagttccctgagcagcctatgcagacacagccctgctgctcctttaACACACAAGAGGGGGCTATTGTTCACAACAGCTTTTCCAGGGCTTCTCTCCGTTTTTTGTTGGAAATCCAGTCCTTGCTTGCAGATTGGCTTTTTCAATTCGGTGATTAGTGGGTACTGGAAGGTTCAAAAACAACACCTGACAATCTTGTCCATACGTAGGTAAGGAGAGATCTAAGGAAGGAACAGGTTGCAATACCTAAGGCTTATGCATGGCTCAAGCTTCCAGTTGAGCTGTGAAATCCACGCCTCAGGTCACTTGAGGTACCAGGAGTCCCTGTAGAACATACAGGGGTCTCCAGCAGTGAGGTTCCCTGAGCAGAGGGCTTCAAGAGCTCCACAGGGAATGAAAAGAAGACTTGTGATACCCATGAGGAATGTGGCTTGCTCTCGGCAATGGAGACAAATTCCTTTCTGATTAATGCTCCAGCCTGCTCCACTCCAGGGACAGACGCCTATGGCAACCTGGTCCCAGTACGTCGTACTAGGATGAGGTGGCAGGGACTGTccccattcattttctttcttcagggtGGCCATGCCTCCTCTCTGGCTGAAGGTGGGCTTCATGGCCCGTGTGAAGGGGAGAGGTCTGGGGAAGGACTGAAAAACTTGAGAAATACTCCGAGGATAAATCAAAAGTTGGTTGCACTGAAGTAGATAGGAAGTGCAAATGATAGCCTGGGTAGATTTGCTGCAAAGAATCTGAAGAATCTGGGTCTGCTTGCCAGAGCACTCATCCCAGTGGCTCATGATTTCTTCTGCacagttttggtttgttgttcCCCAAGTCAGGACGGAATTTTGGGAATGCTCTTACACTTAGCTCATGAAAGAAAGACATGTTCTTTACTAGGTATGATTTTACCTGCTTCGATTGAGGGTACTTAGGCTGTGCTATACAACTCTTCTTCACAAGAATAGTCTTCTCTATACAACTCTGTGTAGTTGGTctaatgaaatgaaaggaacagTGTCAATTTACAGGAACAGTGTCAATTCCAGTCAAGTTTGGTTCACAGTACTAGATTTAAAGGATGCTTTTTTGTGCCTGCCTGTGGCACCTGAAAGCCAGAAACTCTTTGCCTTTGGATGAGAAAATTCTCACAGAGGATGAAAAACGCAGctcatctgtctttttttaGTCACACACTCTTATTCACAAAGAGATTAATTTCTTCGTGAATTCTATGTTCTTGAAATGCTTGAAATATGGAATTTCTGTCCAGTGAGACATTTCAATTTTGCAGAAGATGTATCCCAGAtaacaaggagaaaaggaatACTGTGTAGTTTATTGTCtgtgttgttattgttattatcattatcgttattattttaacaggctTCACTGGTTTTGTTCACTAAAATCAACCTTGAACTTATGCTTTTCAGGTATTGCCAATCTCTctcttgtttcagaaatgttaacTTGTCCTTCAGAGTTACAAGAGCTTTTGGCAAGTTAGAGTCTAATATTTCAGAGTCAGGGAACACTCCAGCTACAGGAAATCCACACTTCAAATACAGACACCTTGGAAGGAGTGTTCAAATGATGATGTACCAGCTTTGAAGTCTACAAGGATATTCTACCAAACTTGTTAAGAATCAATTCCATGCTAGGCCACCTGTCATGAAATTTGTCTATGATTTCTACAAAGCTGTCTCCGTCTGGAAACTTGAGACAGTTCCGTGTTGGGTAGTCATCTATCTTCAAACGCTGAGAACCACTTCATAGAAAAGAACGCGTGTCTGACAATCATACAACCATGGATGGGAGGCTCTTTTATCTGGGTCTGCGGATTTTGCATCGCTATGCTGTTGAGGAGACTGTCAGAATTCTGATTCCAGAATAAAGAACCTACAGAAAGTGCAGAATGCAAATGCTGGAGAGCATGGCTCAAAGTTTTacgcttcctgggactgcctagTGTATTAACaggtctggggaaaaaaataaaaataaaaaaatgactgTGTTTCCAAATTAATAGCACATTGACAAGTGTGCTAATTTCAACCTCTCCCCATCTAAATCAGTCAGCCCTACGGAAATCTTCAAATACGTAAGAGGTAAGCCGTAGCCAATGGCGTCCAAAAGTGCTGTGAtattgcaggaagcacggccaaaagcacaacagacaccaatagagtcagatcatgctccattttattgcccaaatagcccaacttttatagtgaacttaacagggatggacagtgtttcacacaagaattcccccccctttttttttcttttttgagcaAACCATGCCCAATATAACATTTTTGCAAGTAACACTTTAACCACATTTGTCACAATACCACATGCAATGATGATTGACACCAATCAGAATCCTTAATCTCTctttgactaatcccagtaaccatctatgcattgtttcaaagaaatcagtgaaccattgattgaaaggattgataccatattgaatctttctcatgtgctctttcaggaaagtaatggatttgtgaattgactcattatgatcaaaaaggtttaaacagtacattcccttaaagtcctcacacccattcctttgagccaaaagcaagatgtcaatagcagcttgatcctgtagAAGCagatgtcgcagactattttgatctggtaacatctcctcaagtatctctgttgtggcataggcttgcttcttggcccagcataccaatttttccAAGTCGTTCCatgcggccgcagatgccactccaggcaCTAAAATTGTCAATGCCACTCTAGCTGCAACCCCgcacaattcaacattatcactGCAATccggtgcaagcaatgcccatttatgtctggtgatctcacgcaactgtaacaagctaggagcaaacacaatgagtttatctaagtaacatggacatctgatagcatttgcagcgataccttgccaggccctatccccacaaatcagaaaaacatcaggaggtaaggccaaagctgtacaattgttccaaacactgtagttgttaccccttgtctccatgctataaacccctaaaccctgcttagcagcgtcattgtaatcacaggtgttatttgtatttctatacccgtatggccctttccaggttcctgtagcaggattcatctgatagccatggctacattcacatttgtagccaccgttcaggttgatacagatttgactacagataccagggttttggcattcatcgatatctccacagtttctcttgtctacaaactcaaacccagctggacagtcacattcatttttgttgcattccttcaggggctcatcaccccagtccttgcagtctctctgctggttacacactttattgatatttatgcattctccacttgaatttgccaggtccagagcactgaataacattgttacagtttgcttcatcagtgccatccagaccgtccctcacaccactgcactgcctactcctatcgacacagttcccatcttcacatctgaactggtctggtCCAcaggtctgagaagggcagttaatttcatcacttccatccttgcaatcaggatctctgtcacagtctttttcaccatcacatttccaggacactgggatacactgggttgactgaggaccacagctgatttcatttacttgGCATGTTCTCATAGGACACAGATCAGCACTCTCACCAGAcccagcagcagtgcacaggcccgcgagggcgagcagcaggcagagtgcCCTGTCAGCACGGCAGCACCCGCCGCCACCccgcacctgtgtcacttacactactcctattacccgtgctgttactgtcagtggcatcctcctggtaccgtttctgtctttgtcgccccttactctcccccttttctttttgccactggccattcaccacaaatggatgagacacatgattactagttaggaaagagagtgtaacgtctgctatacggctgcaggcagtgccagctgcaaccttagaagctgtttctgaacgagcctgccggtggtcatttggcagtgtaatctgcgtctctgcactcctgccctgcaatagagctaaatcGTCATTAGTAATCTGTAGAATGTGGCAACCTCACGGAATCTTATCCAGAaacatagttataacaccgatctggggacgaatggtcttttttgcattgcaagataaacctcttaTAACAAGAAtgccagagagaagcagcacagccgccaCTGCTTCCATGGTCCcttcagacaggctgcagggtcctgatgtccgcccctctgctctgtgcccacTCGCCACAAGGTGAGGGTCGGCTGCTggtgtccactgacgcctctggtctcccgtagcaactcgatctcaGATGTCCCGCATCACACCGCGATTACTTCAATTTCACGCGATTACTTCAATGTCCCGCGTTTTCTGCGGCTCCGTTTCCCGCGTCCCTCCGCGATTCCTTTGTTCAGGTCGGTGTGTAGAGTGTTTCAACGTCTCTCAGGTGTTCCAGCGTCTGCCAGGTCTGTCCTTGTCTCTCGTAGTTGGCCGTAGCCCTGCAGCGTCACTCAGTGCTCTGTCCGTGTGGTGGTAGGCTTGCCGTGTGCCTCGGGTCTCCCAGCGCTGCTCCGATGTCCCGGCCTCAGCCTGTTCGGGTCTCAGCCTATTCgggcgccatatgttgcaggaagcatggccgaaagcacgacagacaccagcagagtcagatcatgctccattttattgcccgaatagcctaacttttatagtgaacttaacaggggtggacagtgtttcacacaagattattggtcaaaagcactcagacaaacaactacaagaaaacaaccccacctgcaagaaaacaacc harbors:
- the LOC137848576 gene encoding uncharacterized protein, coding for MALMKQTVTMLFSALDLANSSGECININKVCNQQRDCKDWGDEPLKECNKNECDCPAGFEFVDKRNCGDIDECQNPGICSQICINLNGGYKCECSHGYQMNPATGTWKGPYGYRNTNNTCDYNDAAKQGLGVYSMETRGNNYSVWNNCTALALPPDVFLICGDRAWQGIAANAIRCPCYLDKLIVFAPSLLQLREITRHKWALLAPDCSDNVELCGVAARVALTILVPGVASAAAWNDLEKLVCWAKKQAYATTEILEEMLPDQNSLRHLLLQDQAAIDILLLAQRNGCEDFKGMYCLNLFDHNESIHKSITFLKEHMRKIQYGINPFNQWFTDFFETMHRWLLGLVKERLRILIGVNHHCMWYCDKCG